TTGCTGACCCCACGAGCACGCCGCCGGATTTACGGATAATTTTCGGCGGTTGTGCGCTATCTTGCCTGGCAGATGTAGTGATTAAAAATAGTGAGCAGATAAGTGAAAATACGAAAAGCAATTTTGCGGCTGAGTTCATAGATTTCATGTTTACGCCTCCAAAACAAAAGCGGGTTGGTTAATGATGCTGTACTCGATTTCGGCACGAGCCGGACGATGCGACTCAATCAATTTTACTGAACTGACTGGGCGCGATTATACGCTATGTGGGTTTTTAATTGCGAACAAATTTTTTAGCGGTTGGCGAATATAATCGGTAAGAATATTACATCAGGATGTTGAGCGGATGCTTTCGGTTAAGGCTTGCTGATTGAGTGAAAAAACTCGTCGGTAAAATTGTCAAAACCTTTTATCACGAGCCCCTGACCCGATGTTTAAGAGTTTCTTACCGGTTTATTTCATACCTAACTTTTCTTTCAGACGTTTTTTCTGGCTTTCCCCCGAAGAACGCATCAATGCCTGATGCCAAGAGCGATTGGCTAATTCCATTTTGCCTTGTTGATAATAGAGATCGCCAAGCGATTCCGATGCGTCTGGCAAAACCGCATTTAGCTTTACGGCTTCAAGTAAATGAGGTTCGGCTTCTTCCAGCTTGCCAACCTTCATATAAGCCTGACCGAGAAGCAGATTTGCGCGAAAATCATTGCCATCCTTGAGCGCCACTGACAGATTGGCAATACACTCTTCATAACGTTCAAGATGAAAATAGCACTCGCCGATTTCCACCAGTCCGACAAAGTGATTGGTATCCATCTCCAGAAATTTTTTATAAGCCTCGGTGGCCGCATCGTACTTTTTCTGATCCATCAAGGTTTTCGCGAGTTTATGGGCAATCTCCGTAGAATTGGGAAGCATTTCAAATGCTTTTTGGTAAGTGGTAAGTTCCTGGTCATCGAGTTTCAATCCGGCGAATAAAGAAGCTAGCTTCAGATATGCCGCTTCATTCGCTGGGTCAAGTTCTATCACTTTTTTATAAGCTTCAATGGCTTCATCAGGCAAAGCATTGGCTTCATAAGCCTTGCCTAAGTCGCTATAGGCTTCGCCTGAATCAGGATTTTCCAAAACCGTCTGCCTGGCTTTGGCTAAATCTGCTGCCGCACCCGGCAAGTTAAATTTGAAGGTGATAGTGCCGATGACTTTGCTGATTTCGCCGGATATCACAGTTGGTTTGAATTGCCATTGTTGCGCGGCAGCGACCGCCGCATCTTTCAACATTGGATGCCCCGATAGGGCGCGCGCGGCGATGACTTTGCCTGCTTCATCGATTGTCACTTCGACAACCACTGCGCCTGAAACCCGCGCCGCTTTTGCAAGCGGCGGGTAAGCGGGTTCGACCCGTTTGATTGGCATAGGATTGACGATGCCGCCGGAGCCTACGATTTTCGGTGCTTGCGCAGGGTCTTGTTGTGCGCGGGCGATGGTCGAAAATACCAAACTAAAAACCGCCAATATAAAAAACCATTTTGTCGCTGGATTTACAGATTCCATGTTCACAACTCCAAATTGAAAGCAGACCGGCTTAACGATACGGTAAGCGATTGGCACAAAGCGCATAACCAAAGCTCAGGGCGTGCCTGTTTTCCTGAATTGACAGAGCGCGATTATACGCTATGCGAGTTTTGCATAGCGAATCAAATGTTTTATGGATGGCGAAAATGATTGATGGGAATAGTTTGAGGAAATCGTAAAGTCCAAACCACGCTGATTTATTAACTGATGTTACGCAGTGAAAATCTTAGCTTTTAATTTGACAACCGAAAAACTTCTGTAAAATGGCTGTTAATACCGCATAAAACTTGCTGCAAGGCTGCCCAAATAGCTTTCTTGCTGCAATTTGAGCGAGTTTTGCAGAATTATTCAAAACCGCCATTTTATTGGCTTTTTCTGCGTCAAGCGAAACTCAACATTTTTTGCTGCGTAACATCAGTTATTAATGAGTGAGCGATTGGAGCGACCATCAATGGTGAGCCAACGCAATTACAAATTCAGAAAGGCTGCTACAGGCGAAGCTTGTTCTGGGTCAATGACAAGACTTCGCCTGAGCAGGTTTGAACCTGAAATAAAATTTTCGGTTTTTTCTCAAGGTTTTTCGCTATTTCGAGAGAATTTCTTTGAAGAGTTCGAGCGCGCGTTCGTCATCAACCTGACCGAGCCAAAACAATGCCTGTTTGCGGACTTCGGGTTTCGGATGGGTCTTCGCGAGTTTGACGAGCATCGGCACCGATTCATCTTTTTTGCGCTGGCTGATGGCAAAAACTGCCTGTTTTTGCACCTCTGTATCTTCGTCTGTGCGTTCAACCGTTTGTCCTAAAACTTCGAGCGAGCGTTGCCCGGCTTTTTGTCCAAGCCAAAAGATTGCCTGTTTGCGGGTTTCGCGGTCGGTCTCTTTTTCGGCAATCTGAATCAGGAAATCGACAGCCGCATCGCTGTTTTTATTATTGACGAATGCCCCGAAAATCACCTGTTTTTTCACTTCGCGGTTGCTGACTTGTGAATAGAGATTTTGCAAAGCGGTGAGCGCCTGCGCGTCCTGACTGACGCCGATAGCAAAAGCCGCCTGTTTGCGAATCTCTGTGCTCTCCTGGTCATTGCGCACCAGTTCGCTGAGAAACATGGTTTCGCCTTCGGTTTGTCCGAGCCAGAAGACCGCCGATTTGCGTATGCGTTCGGCTGTGGAATTGCGCACGATGCTTTCAAGCATCTGTCCGATACGGCTGTCATCGTGAATCGCCAACGCCATTGTGGCGCGTTCGCCGACCTTTTCGGTCGCGTCGCGGTCAATCAATTCTTTCAGCCGAGCGAAACTTTCATCATTGGTGGCGCGTCCGAGCCAATAAACCGGGTAGCCATTAAAGTCGTGCTGGCGTTCAAGGTTATAGACCTCGACGCGGGTAATCTTGTCGCTTTCGTCTTCGCGCAGGAAAAAGATGCCGAGGTTGCGCGTCTCATATTTTTCCGTAGATGAACGTTCGCCTTTTTTGCCTTGCCACTCCACATCAACCGTAATGCCCGGTTTGACGTTGAATTGATAACCTGTCCAATATTTTCCGCTGCGGGCGCTGGCGCGTCCGAGCCTCACTGCCGCATCCATTTTCGCTTTCAAACTGCCGCCTTCGACCGGAATGAAATTTTGATTGGCGACCTGCGCCGCAGCCGGTTCAGCGGGCATTTCCATAGGCGTGCTCACAGCAAAATCGAAAATCAGCAGTGCCATCAGCATGAAAGAAGTAATCATCATATCTTGAGGTGTCCTTTCTGAATTTATTTGAGAATGTCTTCGATAAACTTGCGGGCTTCGGGGTCGCGACTTTGACCTAGCCACATCACCGCGCGTTTTCGCAGTTCAACCGAAGGGCTGGTTTTGGCAATTTCAATTAGTTTTTGAACGGCGCGTTTGTTCTGTGATTGCGACAGCGCAAAAAGAATTTGCTCTTTCACTTCATCGCTTTTTTCCGTGTCATACAGTTGAATGATGCTATCGACTGCCCCGTCGCCGCCGCGTTGCAGAAACCAGAAGACCGCCATTTTGCGAATTTCGGTGTTGGTTTCGTTGCGGACAATCTCCTGCAATTTCGCCTGACTGCGCGCCCCGCCATGCATCGCAAAAGCGGTGAGGATTTGTTTCTTGATTTCAACATCGGCTTCCGCATTGTAGAGCGTCAATAACTCATCAAAAGCCGCATCACCGCCGCCTATGCCGAGATGCACAATCGCGGTTTTGCGAATTTCGGGCGAGGTGTTGGAGCGCGCAATCTCTAACAGCAAAGCGCGGGCTTTCGGGTTGCGACTTTGCGACACCGCAACGATTGCCGCATTCATCAACTCGTTGTCTGTACCTTGCGTGAGGGTTTCTTTAAGAAAATCAAAGGCGCGGTCATCGCCGGTCATCCCCAACCACATAATCGCCGTGCTGCGTAACTCTTTATCCTGCTGGTTGCGAATCACATTCAGCAGCAGGTCTGTAGCGCGCGCGCCGCCGCGTTGCGCCAGCAGAGTGAGCGCCATGCGTTTTAAATTCTTGCTGGCTTTTGAATCCGGTTTGAGCAACTCTTCGATAGTCGGCATGGCGCGCTCAGGGTTAGACATAATCAGGCTTTGCAGCGCAATGATTTTCAATTCTTCGTCCTGCTGGTCATTAATGGCGCGATCAATGGTCGTTTGATTGCCAAGTTGCGGAGCGATTTCCAGGCGCAGGGCTTCGGCATCATCTTTCCAGTTGGATTTTGGGTGCTCTTTAATCAAGCGTTCAAGGGTGCGGTCGGCATCGGCGAATCTGCCCTGTTTTTTCAAAGCGAAGGCTTGCCAGTAGAGCGCCGCATCGACGCTTTTATGTCGCGGGTAGGCGTTGACGAAGGCAATAAAATTTTCGGCGGCTTCTTCCCACTTTTCGTCTTCAATCAATTCGCGTCCCACGCGCAAAGATTTCGCCGCAGGGTCGCTCGCGTTGCCATCCTGCTCGGCGGAAAATTTATTGAGCAGGTTGTTGGTAAAGCGTTCAGGTGAACGATTGTTTTGGGCAGTGGTTATCAAGGTCGAACCGATTAATACAGTGAGCACAACAGCGAAAACGATGCTCGCTGAGGTGACCGTAAGTTTTGAATGGTTTTGTAAACGAACTCGAAAAATCATTTTGCGTTTCCTTTTCTTGAAACTTCAATTGAAGTCGGCTTTTGCCATTACCGTGCGCGTTGAATAAAGCTGCAACGTGGGGATGATCTCTTTCTTTTGCATGCGTTCACGAATGGCGCGAAGGTCACTGGCGACAGGCGAATCGGAGAGATTGGCTATATCAATCAGCACCGGCTCCAGGTCATCGAGCACCTGTCGAACGGGGAGATTCCCCCGCGCTTCGGCTTCGCGTCTGAGCAAGACATTTTGATAGAGCAGGGCGCGCGAACGCTCGGTTTCATCGGCAAGCATCGCCTTTGAATCGCTATCTGCGAGATTGAGATTGCGAAACGCGCGCAATAACAGTTGCGCTTTTTCAAAATGTCTGGCGGTCTCTTCATCGGCTAGAGAAATCACCGGCAAAGTCGGCAAGGCATTTACATTTGCAGCGATAAATTCGTCCTGAACCGGTTTTTCGATTTTGGGTGCCGATTGGGTATTGTGCTGAGCAACCTGTGGCGCATTTGGTTGATGAATCGCTGGCTTTTTCGGCTGCTGATTTTGCGCCAGTTTTTGTTCACGCCGGTCTTGGTTTTTAGAGGATGAACCGGGGTTGTCTTTTGGATTAGGGTTTTCCTGCGGTAGCGTCAGGGTCTGTGCGCTAACTGCGATTTGCAGTGTGGATGGCTGCAACGGTTGTTTGAGATACGCCCACAACAACAGGGTTATCACAATTAATGCGGCGACGGACATCGCCCACGCAGGTCGTAAAACGCTCACGCGCATCGCTTCAACCAGGCGTTGCCATAATCGCGGCTTCTCATCTGTTGCAAGTCGTGCCTGCAAACGCGCTTCATAACCCGACCAATACGTTTCATCGGGCAACATTAAATCTGCGGCTTGGTCGAAAACCGCGAGCGCCGCTTTGAATGAAAGATATTGTGCGTGGCAAGCCTCGCAGCTTTCGATTTCAGACAGCGCCTGAAGTTTTGCCGGTTCGTTTAACTCAGCAAAAATTAAATCGGTTAAACAGGCTTCGATTTTTTGACAATCGTGCATCACGTTTTTCCTATGTCGTTTTACTGGCGACAAGTGTCGTCGCCTCTTTGGCTTCGATTTGAATGCCTAATCGCTCACGAATTTTCTGCACGGCGCGAAACAGCGATTTTTTCACCGTGCCGGTTGAAACATTGCAGACCTGGGCAATCTCTTCGCCCGACATGCCTTCGCGGTGTTTCAGCAAAAAGATGAGCCGTTGTTGTGCGGTGAGTTCTCCAAGCGCCGCGCTCACGCGCTCAACCATCTGGCGTTGCATCAACACCGCTTCAACATCGGGCGTTTGTGCATCCGCCAATCGCTCGATTTCATCTGTGGTCAACGGTTGGTTATCGGTTAAGCCGTTTTCAACTGTCATGGTTTTTGCTTCCCGTTGATGATTCAAAAAGGTGTTGACGGCAATGCGCCGCAACCAGGTATAAAAACTCGCATCGCCGCGAAAGTTACCGATAGCGCGAAAGGCTTTCAACCAGACTTCCTGCGACAAATCTTCGGCATCGTGAGCGTCGCGCGCGTAGTAAAGCGCCAAGGCGTACAACCGGCGCTCATAATGTCGCGCCAATTCGCAAAAGGCTTCCCGGTCGCCGGTCTTGGCGCGCTTTATCAATGCCGCTTCGCTCAAATCCTTTTTACCTTTTCCTTTGGTCACAACTATAGACACGCTTAACGAAATTCGGTTGGCAGTAAGTGAGAAAAAATTTGTTTTTGTTGCAAAAGCGTGCAAATCAGAAGCGTTCGATGTTTACCGGCAAAGTCAATCGCTCACCAACAAAAGGTCAATCTTAACCCCGGATGAAACGGATGAAGCGAATTGGTTGAACAAATTTTAATCCGGCAAATCCACTTTATCGGTTCAATCCGAGGTTAAACTTTTGCCTTCATGAGCATACATTTGATCATTTTGGTGAAAACTGTATGGCAGTGCATTCGCAGAGGTTTTGACTGCGAATCGGCAGGTCGAAAATCCCGCTTGAATAGCAGAAGAGAGAGGTTCACCTCCCCCTTCTGCATGATTTTATTCAACCATCAGGGTAACGGTTGCCGTGCGGGTTCTGCCCGATTCATCTTTACCGGTAAATGTCAGGCTATGCGGGCCGAGTTCCGCCCAGCCTTTAATTTTGAATTTCCAGGCTACTGTCGGGTCGGTCCCGGTAATCGGTTCCGGAAATTTCGGCACGATGCCTTCTGCAACAAGGTCAGGCGGCGTCACCGTCACATTTCCGCTGAAACCGCCTGTGCGGTTGATATTAACTCTGATTTTAACCTTGGTGCCGCGCACCCCGGTTACCGTGGGCGAGTCAAAAGCGAGAGAAAAATCAATGCCGGGGACGATGGTCAGCGTGACGTTAACGGTCTTGACCATCTCGCCTTCGATGCCTTTGATGGTGATGACATAATCGCCCGGCGGCGTGTCTGTCGTGGTGTTGACCATCAACGTTGAACTCGCGC
The nucleotide sequence above comes from Acidobacteriota bacterium. Encoded proteins:
- a CDS encoding TonB family protein, which produces MESVNPATKWFFILAVFSLVFSTIARAQQDPAQAPKIVGSGGIVNPMPIKRVEPAYPPLAKAARVSGAVVVEVTIDEAGKVIAARALSGHPMLKDAAVAAAQQWQFKPTVISGEISKVIGTITFKFNLPGAAADLAKARQTVLENPDSGEAYSDLGKAYEANALPDEAIEAYKKVIELDPANEAAYLKLASLFAGLKLDDQELTTYQKAFEMLPNSTEIAHKLAKTLMDQKKYDAATEAYKKFLEMDTNHFVGLVEIGECYFHLERYEECIANLSVALKDGNDFRANLLLGQAYMKVGKLEEAEPHLLEAVKLNAVLPDASESLGDLYYQQGKMELANRSWHQALMRSSGESQKKRLKEKLGMK
- a CDS encoding HEAT repeat domain-containing protein, coding for MMITSFMLMALLIFDFAVSTPMEMPAEPAAAQVANQNFIPVEGGSLKAKMDAAVRLGRASARSGKYWTGYQFNVKPGITVDVEWQGKKGERSSTEKYETRNLGIFFLREDESDKITRVEVYNLERQHDFNGYPVYWLGRATNDESFARLKELIDRDATEKVGERATMALAIHDDSRIGQMLESIVRNSTAERIRKSAVFWLGQTEGETMFLSELVRNDQESTEIRKQAAFAIGVSQDAQALTALQNLYSQVSNREVKKQVIFGAFVNNKNSDAAVDFLIQIAEKETDRETRKQAIFWLGQKAGQRSLEVLGQTVERTDEDTEVQKQAVFAISQRKKDESVPMLVKLAKTHPKPEVRKQALFWLGQVDDERALELFKEILSK
- a CDS encoding HEAT repeat domain-containing protein — its product is MIFRVRLQNHSKLTVTSASIVFAVVLTVLIGSTLITTAQNNRSPERFTNNLLNKFSAEQDGNASDPAAKSLRVGRELIEDEKWEEAAENFIAFVNAYPRHKSVDAALYWQAFALKKQGRFADADRTLERLIKEHPKSNWKDDAEALRLEIAPQLGNQTTIDRAINDQQDEELKIIALQSLIMSNPERAMPTIEELLKPDSKASKNLKRMALTLLAQRGGARATDLLLNVIRNQQDKELRSTAIMWLGMTGDDRAFDFLKETLTQGTDNELMNAAIVAVSQSRNPKARALLLEIARSNTSPEIRKTAIVHLGIGGGDAAFDELLTLYNAEADVEIKKQILTAFAMHGGARSQAKLQEIVRNETNTEIRKMAVFWFLQRGGDGAVDSIIQLYDTEKSDEVKEQILFALSQSQNKRAVQKLIEIAKTSPSVELRKRAVMWLGQSRDPEARKFIEDILK
- a CDS encoding sigma-70 family RNA polymerase sigma factor, with product MTKGKGKKDLSEAALIKRAKTGDREAFCELARHYERRLYALALYYARDAHDAEDLSQEVWLKAFRAIGNFRGDASFYTWLRRIAVNTFLNHQREAKTMTVENGLTDNQPLTTDEIERLADAQTPDVEAVLMQRQMVERVSAALGELTAQQRLIFLLKHREGMSGEEIAQVCNVSTGTVKKSLFRAVQKIRERLGIQIEAKEATTLVASKTT